A window from Setaria italica strain Yugu1 chromosome VIII, Setaria_italica_v2.0, whole genome shotgun sequence encodes these proteins:
- the LOC101776996 gene encoding dormancy-associated protein 2-like: MAKETAPAGAARGGPSQSFPRGGGQGQLVGRGLRYGGRDDYGGRGHLHNGGRGRRGGRRGRGYGGYNYDYDGRNYNYEGYRNGGADYQGFHGNGDGSSKVPTAPPTMGGVLAGAMEAAASHMEEGAMDST, translated from the coding sequence ATGGCGAAGGAGACTGCACCAGCAGGTGCTGCACGCGGAGGGCCGAGCCAATCCTTCCCTCGAGGTGGCGGTCAGGGACAACTGGTTGGACGAGGGCTACGATATGGAGGGAGAGATGACTATGGAGGACGAGGTCATCTGCATAAtggaggccgcggccgccgcggagggAGACGTGGTCGTGGCTATGGCGGCTACAACTACGACTACGACGGCCGAAACTACAACTATGAAGGGTATCGCAATGGTGGCGCTGACTACCAAGGTTTTCATGGAAACGGCGACGGCTCTTCCAAGGTTCCTACGGCTCCTCCCACCATGGGCGGGGTACTAGCAGGGGCTATGGAGGCCGCGGCCAGCCACATGGAAGAAGGGGCCATGGACAGCACATGA